The following coding sequences are from one Kushneria phosphatilytica window:
- a CDS encoding transporter substrate-binding domain-containing protein yields the protein MKRLLTATLITAMMLPTVALARIPDTVRLAIDVPYKPFVERAPDGQLKGFEIDLGNALCEHAELNCKWVEQSWDGIIPGLLARKYDAILSSMAITPERERQVLFSIPYYNTPSVWIAPRDSDIDISDKASLKGLSVGVQRGSIRDVYVTQEYGDVLDIRRYSSSEDVDNDLKTGRIDLAFEDFPLAIANFDFRGDDAPFKQVGPSIKTPTSIFGRGAAMAFRPRDKDLAAKFNQAIRDVYADGTFDKLMHQYFDYDLSTPPQAKQ from the coding sequence ATGAAACGCCTTCTTACCGCGACACTGATCACCGCCATGATGCTGCCGACAGTGGCTCTGGCCCGCATCCCCGATACCGTCAGACTCGCCATTGATGTGCCCTACAAACCCTTTGTCGAGCGCGCTCCGGATGGCCAGCTGAAGGGCTTTGAAATCGATCTCGGCAATGCACTTTGTGAGCACGCCGAGCTCAACTGCAAGTGGGTCGAGCAATCCTGGGATGGCATCATTCCCGGCCTGCTGGCGCGCAAGTATGACGCCATTCTTTCGTCGATGGCGATTACGCCGGAGCGCGAGCGCCAGGTGCTGTTCTCGATTCCCTACTACAACACGCCCAGTGTCTGGATTGCCCCGCGTGACAGCGATATCGACATCAGCGACAAGGCCTCGCTGAAAGGGCTATCAGTCGGCGTGCAACGCGGCTCGATCCGTGATGTCTACGTGACCCAGGAGTATGGCGATGTGCTCGATATCCGCCGCTACAGCTCATCGGAGGATGTCGACAACGATCTCAAGACCGGGCGAATCGATCTGGCCTTCGAGGACTTCCCGCTGGCGATTGCCAATTTCGATTTCCGCGGCGATGACGCCCCCTTCAAGCAGGTCGGACCGTCCATCAAGACGCCCACCTCGATCTTCGGTCGTGGTGCCGCAATGGCCTTCCGTCCACGCGACAAGGATCTGGCAGCAAAATTCAATCAGGCGATTCGCGATGTCTACGCCGATGGCACCTTCGACAAGCTGATGCATCAGTATTTCGATTACGACCTTTCGACCCCGCCACAAGCGAAGCAGTAA
- a CDS encoding sugar transferase, translating to MQMTFQSSYGRLRHSRWYERILLSFRTNLVLGFILTTIVPAFWEWGRDWNALGAVTTIVASGIAYLVAISAVHAISRFPGTSAFFYILPFMTVAYLLMGILLAACQLAFSPEPMIVSYVISLVAVYTGYLIGNRYRVRKIAIVPRGRVEDFCKQHVVDWRWLREPDLKDLRVNGIVADLKSEMTPEWQRFLADCMIRRIPVHDAQRFHEELTGKVGLDHIYQNPYGLLVTNNNYEIFKRAVDFFVALLMLPVILPVIGIAAVLIKRDDPGPIFFRQTRSGFQGREFDVYKLRSMYVNPGDQTPTADGEDPRITRIGKKLRKYRIDELPQLFNVLKGDMSLIGPRPETPSLTAAYERDIPFFRYRHVVRPGITGWAQIEQGYVSEVEGSKRKLEYDFYYIRNFSFWIDILILIRTIKTVFTGSGAR from the coding sequence ATGCAAATGACCTTTCAATCAAGCTATGGCAGGCTGCGCCACTCTCGATGGTATGAACGGATATTGCTGAGTTTCCGTACCAATCTCGTGTTGGGCTTTATACTCACCACGATCGTACCGGCTTTTTGGGAATGGGGAAGGGACTGGAATGCCCTGGGGGCGGTGACCACTATCGTGGCGAGCGGTATCGCTTATCTGGTGGCGATTAGTGCGGTACATGCCATTTCCCGTTTTCCCGGAACTTCCGCCTTTTTTTATATACTACCTTTCATGACAGTAGCCTACCTTTTGATGGGCATACTGCTGGCGGCTTGCCAACTCGCCTTTTCCCCGGAACCCATGATCGTTTCGTATGTGATTTCACTGGTGGCTGTTTACACTGGTTATCTGATCGGAAATCGTTATCGTGTGCGCAAGATCGCAATTGTACCCAGAGGACGGGTTGAGGATTTCTGTAAACAGCACGTTGTAGATTGGCGTTGGTTAAGGGAGCCTGACCTGAAGGATTTGCGTGTTAATGGTATTGTTGCAGACCTGAAAAGTGAGATGACGCCTGAGTGGCAGCGTTTTCTGGCAGATTGCATGATTCGGCGTATTCCCGTTCATGATGCCCAGCGTTTTCATGAAGAGCTGACTGGCAAGGTAGGGCTCGATCATATTTATCAGAATCCGTATGGATTGCTGGTGACCAATAATAATTATGAAATTTTCAAGAGAGCTGTCGATTTTTTTGTAGCGCTGCTGATGCTGCCAGTGATTCTACCTGTAATTGGTATTGCTGCCGTGTTAATCAAGCGTGATGATCCGGGTCCCATATTCTTCAGACAGACAAGGTCGGGGTTTCAGGGGCGTGAGTTTGATGTTTACAAATTACGCAGCATGTATGTAAATCCGGGTGATCAGACACCTACGGCCGATGGAGAAGATCCCAGGATTACGCGTATTGGCAAAAAACTGCGCAAGTATCGAATTGATGAGTTGCCACAGCTTTTCAACGTGTTGAAAGGCGATATGAGTCTTATCGGGCCTCGCCCCGAAACACCTTCGTTGACAGCAGCTTATGAAAGAGACATTCCTTTTTTCCGCTATCGACATGTGGTGCGTCCGGGAATCACCGGATGGGCACAAATAGAGCAGGGATACGTTTCTGAAGTAGAGGGATCAAAACGCAAGCTTGAATACGATTTTTACTACATCAGGAATTTTTCCTTCTGGATCGATATCCTGATTCTGATACGCACTATAAAGACAGTATTTACCGGCTCAGGTGCCCGTTAG
- a CDS encoding VOC family protein: MSDQAAGLRAWHQRQRSATPATPVVVLGDPTTDEIDRALATLPSPGGQGWRPVTIEAAGGGYRLLWFDAFSSDVAEIYRLLKRLPGEYSQSPVLLLVSAEPDAATSQMLSNLMETAHRFLGLTLTRDSARWLAAHR, encoded by the coding sequence ATGAGCGATCAGGCCGCAGGACTGAGGGCCTGGCATCAGCGCCAGCGCAGTGCGACACCGGCCACCCCGGTGGTGGTGCTGGGAGATCCGACCACTGATGAAATCGATCGGGCGCTGGCGACGCTGCCCAGCCCGGGCGGCCAGGGCTGGAGACCGGTGACGATCGAGGCAGCGGGCGGCGGCTATCGACTGCTATGGTTTGATGCCTTCTCCTCTGATGTCGCCGAGATCTACCGCTTGCTCAAACGTTTGCCCGGTGAGTATTCGCAATCACCGGTGCTGCTTCTGGTCAGCGCCGAGCCGGATGCGGCGACGTCGCAAATGCTCTCCAATCTGATGGAGACCGCCCATCGTTTTCTCGGGCTGACCCTGACCCGCGACAGCGCGCGCTGGCTGGCGGCCCATCGCTGA
- a CDS encoding precorrin-2 C(20)-methyltransferase has product MKPLTEAAIPSGVRHPEGTTGRLFGVGTGPGDPELLTLKAVRVIEQADVVAWFAKAGNVSNARRVVAEQLRPGQPELALYYPVTTELPRHSSAYRDAITAFYDESAVRIAEHLERGEQVAVLSEGDPLFYGSWMHLHVRLAPRYATTVIPGVSGMSGGWSSAGLPICQGDDVLSILPGTLDEDGLVERLGRCEAAVIMKVGRNLPTIRRALARTGQLDRALYVERATMAGARSVALAERDDTPAPYFSIVLVPGWHESTYRPEALRHLLNEAPQDE; this is encoded by the coding sequence ATGAAACCGCTGACCGAGGCCGCCATTCCGAGTGGCGTTCGTCATCCCGAGGGGACGACAGGCCGGTTATTCGGCGTGGGCACCGGTCCGGGTGACCCGGAGCTGCTGACCCTCAAGGCCGTACGCGTGATCGAGCAGGCCGATGTAGTGGCCTGGTTTGCCAAGGCGGGCAATGTCAGCAATGCGCGCCGGGTGGTGGCCGAGCAGCTGCGCCCCGGTCAGCCCGAGCTGGCACTCTATTATCCGGTGACCACCGAACTGCCGCGTCATTCGAGCGCCTATCGTGATGCCATTACCGCCTTCTATGACGAGAGTGCCGTGCGTATCGCCGAGCATCTCGAACGCGGTGAGCAGGTTGCCGTGCTCTCCGAGGGTGACCCGCTCTTTTATGGTTCCTGGATGCATCTGCACGTGCGCCTGGCACCGCGCTATGCCACCACCGTGATTCCGGGGGTCAGTGGCATGTCGGGCGGTTGGTCGAGTGCCGGCCTGCCGATCTGCCAGGGCGATGATGTGCTCAGCATTCTGCCGGGGACGCTCGATGAGGACGGGCTGGTCGAGCGTCTAGGGCGCTGCGAGGCTGCCGTCATCATGAAGGTCGGGCGTAATCTGCCGACCATCCGACGGGCGCTGGCGCGCACCGGCCAGCTGGATCGGGCGCTCTATGTCGAACGGGCGACCATGGCAGGCGCCCGGAGTGTCGCGCTCGCCGAGCGTGACGATACCCCGGCGCCGTATTTCTCGATCGTGCTGGTGCCGGGATGGCACGAGTCGACCTACCGTCCCGAGGCACTACGCCACCTGCTGAACGAGGCACCGCAGGATGAGTGA
- a CDS encoding efflux RND transporter periplasmic adaptor subunit, whose amino-acid sequence MMALPLKLRRMLRILLTVVIVLAALLAVRQIWQHYMHDPWTRDGRIRADVIHLSTDVSGLVGTISVRDNDFVHQGDVLFTIDRQRYQLALDQAQANLEQLGQERDEAKANYERRRRLQNYVSDEDRQNARFTMLADEAAVRQARVKVRQAKLDLERATVEAPVDGYITNQHLRVGEYVTAGSNAMTLVDAHSFYALGYFEETKLSRVHVGAPARVQLLSSDQPIRGHVESYAHGITDNSLSSQSGAQSSGLASVNASFDWVRLSQRIPVRIAFDQVPENIKLSNGLTATIYLDAGAAARNDFPDWLKPLRHLWEALISI is encoded by the coding sequence ATGATGGCCTTGCCCCTGAAACTGCGACGCATGCTGCGCATTCTGCTGACCGTGGTCATAGTCCTGGCCGCGCTGCTGGCTGTACGTCAGATCTGGCAGCACTACATGCATGACCCCTGGACCCGTGATGGTCGTATCCGCGCCGATGTCATTCATCTGAGCACGGATGTCTCCGGGCTGGTAGGCACCATCAGCGTCAGGGACAACGACTTTGTCCACCAGGGCGATGTGCTGTTTACCATTGATCGACAGCGCTACCAGCTGGCACTGGATCAGGCACAGGCCAATCTCGAACAGCTCGGTCAGGAGCGTGATGAGGCGAAGGCCAACTACGAGCGGCGGCGTCGACTGCAGAATTATGTCTCCGACGAGGATCGCCAGAACGCCCGCTTTACCATGCTGGCCGACGAGGCGGCGGTGCGTCAGGCGAGGGTCAAGGTCCGTCAGGCGAAGCTTGATCTTGAGCGTGCCACGGTTGAGGCACCGGTGGATGGCTATATCACCAATCAGCATCTGCGGGTCGGTGAGTATGTCACCGCCGGCAGCAATGCCATGACGCTGGTCGATGCACACAGCTTTTACGCGCTGGGCTACTTCGAGGAGACCAAACTTTCCCGGGTTCATGTCGGGGCCCCGGCGCGGGTGCAGTTGCTCTCCAGCGATCAGCCGATTCGTGGTCATGTGGAAAGCTATGCCCACGGCATTACCGATAACAGCCTGAGCAGCCAGTCCGGTGCTCAATCCAGTGGTCTGGCTTCGGTGAATGCGTCATTCGACTGGGTGCGTCTCTCCCAGCGTATCCCGGTAAGGATTGCGTTCGATCAGGTGCCCGAGAATATCAAGCTTTCCAATGGGCTGACGGCGACCATTTATCTGGATGCCGGTGCGGCCGCGCGCAATGACTTTCCTGACTGGCTCAAGCCGTTGCGCCATCTGTGGGAAGCGCTGATCAGCATTTGA
- a CDS encoding FUSC family protein, producing the protein MQRIPFDHWLLALRTVLAVWLALYVSLRLDLSQPAWAILAVMIVTLQPVMFTGGTPPIGIIIGRSLARFFGTLFGAIAGLVLIACFAQQPMLYLLFAGGWLALCTYYVMLEADETVAYVMMLSGYTATLVSLTAIGTGVDQIWSVALSRFTETSVGIGAGLLMHIVIAPRFGSRSLPEALSTLLSEAAGDSLVALEGERSRETRDRHFTALLGHYQQFEKLCGLTRRETRRYRQFIPALDRFASDSLALITALRELDEALRRLRARPGGEDRLAQLTEYVTPLLHDIRHRPDGEPATRLALPEFDWSQAVQGDADLRIDAELVHQRLNEVLGLLQHGRRLRHALDNPGQSRVKSLPRERRPRAPHNEHFVARYNALRVFIAFELLGQFWIHSGWHSGYLAMMLLSVFTVLFARAPNPAAIVYQFMWGSIAAVVLGGIILFLILPVINGFPLLALTLGLPVMIGTLVTPYPRWSLLGLSGAVTMMTLLNLHTTYSFTPARYINGGLASIIGTIVTMITYSLFRQRTPAERMATLLEAYWAGLARIAGTRWLPNRARLESRLYDRLGRLVALGGNEQCLREAIDLHALALCVWRLRHLRNTLGEHQTAIETWLREVSAQLERTSRHEPALWHRFAAQAEAWAARLHHETQLPVAVIGELVMLAHLMRNAPGTRLEADSRRGATTGATVAGGEA; encoded by the coding sequence ATGCAACGCATACCTTTCGATCACTGGCTGCTGGCACTGCGGACGGTACTGGCTGTCTGGCTGGCCCTTTATGTGTCATTGCGACTGGATCTCTCCCAGCCCGCCTGGGCGATCCTGGCGGTCATGATCGTGACCCTGCAGCCGGTCATGTTTACCGGCGGTACGCCGCCGATCGGCATCATTATCGGCCGCAGTCTGGCGCGCTTCTTCGGTACCCTGTTCGGTGCCATCGCCGGACTGGTGCTGATTGCCTGCTTTGCCCAGCAGCCCATGCTCTATCTGCTCTTTGCAGGGGGGTGGCTGGCGCTGTGTACCTATTATGTGATGCTCGAGGCGGATGAAACGGTCGCCTATGTAATGATGCTCAGTGGCTATACCGCGACGCTGGTATCGCTGACCGCCATTGGCACCGGGGTTGATCAGATCTGGTCGGTTGCCCTGTCGCGCTTTACCGAAACCTCGGTGGGTATTGGCGCAGGGTTGTTGATGCATATCGTGATTGCCCCACGCTTCGGTAGCCGCAGCCTGCCGGAGGCGTTGTCCACACTGCTGAGCGAGGCGGCCGGTGATAGCCTGGTGGCGCTGGAGGGTGAGCGTTCACGGGAGACTCGGGATCGGCATTTCACGGCGCTGCTCGGGCACTATCAGCAGTTCGAAAAACTCTGTGGCCTGACCCGGCGTGAAACACGCCGTTATCGGCAGTTCATTCCGGCTCTGGATCGCTTTGCCAGCGACAGTCTGGCACTGATTACGGCTCTGCGGGAGCTGGATGAGGCGCTGCGCCGATTGCGGGCGCGGCCAGGGGGCGAAGACCGGCTCGCGCAGCTGACCGAATACGTCACCCCGCTATTGCATGACATTCGTCACCGACCCGACGGTGAGCCCGCCACCCGGCTGGCGCTGCCCGAGTTCGACTGGTCGCAGGCGGTGCAGGGAGATGCCGATCTGCGCATTGATGCCGAACTGGTTCATCAGCGGCTGAATGAGGTGCTGGGGCTGTTGCAGCATGGACGGCGGCTGCGACATGCGCTGGATAACCCTGGCCAGTCACGCGTCAAGAGTCTGCCCCGGGAGCGGCGTCCGCGCGCTCCTCATAACGAGCATTTCGTGGCTCGCTACAACGCGCTGCGGGTCTTTATTGCCTTCGAGCTACTGGGACAGTTCTGGATTCACAGTGGCTGGCACTCGGGCTATCTGGCCATGATGCTGCTGAGCGTCTTCACCGTGCTCTTTGCCCGGGCGCCCAACCCGGCGGCGATCGTCTATCAGTTCATGTGGGGGTCGATTGCGGCAGTGGTGCTGGGCGGCATTATCCTCTTTCTGATCCTGCCGGTGATCAACGGCTTCCCGCTACTGGCGCTCACACTCGGCCTGCCGGTGATGATCGGGACCCTGGTCACGCCCTATCCCCGCTGGTCATTGCTGGGGCTGTCCGGGGCCGTGACGATGATGACCCTGCTCAATCTGCATACCACCTACAGTTTTACACCGGCGCGCTACATCAACGGTGGCCTGGCATCGATCATTGGCACCATTGTCACCATGATCACCTACTCGCTGTTTCGTCAGCGTACCCCTGCCGAGCGCATGGCCACGCTGCTGGAGGCGTACTGGGCGGGGCTGGCACGCATCGCCGGCACCCGGTGGCTGCCCAATCGGGCACGGCTGGAGAGCCGGCTCTATGATCGTCTCGGTCGGCTGGTGGCGCTGGGAGGAAACGAGCAGTGCCTGCGTGAGGCCATCGATCTGCATGCGCTGGCGCTATGCGTCTGGCGGCTGCGTCATCTGCGCAACACGCTGGGAGAACATCAGACGGCCATCGAAACCTGGCTGCGTGAAGTCAGCGCCCAGCTGGAACGAACGTCACGACATGAGCCGGCACTGTGGCATCGTTTCGCCGCCCAGGCCGAGGCGTGGGCCGCCCGACTGCATCATGAAACACAGCTGCCGGTGGCAGTCATCGGGGAGCTGGTCATGCTGGCACACCTGATGCGAAACGCACCCGGTACCCGATTGGAAGCGGACAGTCGTCGGGGCGCCACCACCGGCGCAACAGTCGCCGGGGGAGAGGCGTAA
- a CDS encoding DNA-3-methyladenine glycosylase — MVDVATLRGRALGTAFFDRDPDRIARDLLGHELVHDSADGLLVGRITETEAYGTEADSACYAARGSRRRHATIYGPPGHGHVYCVYGHTLLNVVVAPEGTPGAVLIRAVTPLAGKALMVARRSGRSGRELANGPGKLTRAMGIERACFDRADLCCQGALFFTAGEPITECAVTTGPRIGIDYADPIDRDAPRRFRLIDH; from the coding sequence ATGGTCGATGTTGCGACACTCAGGGGGCGCGCCCTCGGCACGGCCTTTTTCGATCGTGATCCCGACCGGATCGCGCGCGATCTGCTGGGCCACGAACTGGTCCATGACAGTGCCGACGGACTGCTGGTGGGCCGGATCACCGAAACCGAGGCCTACGGCACCGAAGCGGACAGCGCCTGCTACGCTGCCCGGGGCAGTCGACGGCGACATGCCACCATTTACGGTCCGCCGGGTCATGGACATGTCTACTGCGTCTACGGTCACACGCTGCTCAATGTGGTCGTCGCCCCCGAGGGTACACCCGGTGCCGTACTGATTCGGGCCGTGACACCGCTGGCCGGCAAGGCCTTGATGGTGGCCCGGCGCAGTGGTCGCAGCGGACGCGAACTGGCCAATGGCCCCGGCAAGCTGACCCGGGCAATGGGGATCGAGCGTGCGTGTTTCGACCGTGCTGATCTCTGCTGCCAGGGCGCGCTCTTTTTCACCGCCGGCGAACCGATAACAGAGTGTGCCGTGACCACCGGGCCGCGCATCGGTATCGACTACGCTGATCCGATCGATCGCGATGCACCGCGGCGCTTTCGCCTCATCGACCACTGA
- a CDS encoding DUF1656 domain-containing protein, which produces MFDEWAFMGFLIPPLAVPVFVALALYLLTRRLLVRLGCYRWLWHPALVDVALYALLLWAVLALSGALPIAGTGEG; this is translated from the coding sequence ATGTTCGACGAATGGGCCTTCATGGGGTTTCTGATACCGCCGCTGGCCGTGCCGGTCTTCGTGGCGCTGGCGCTCTATCTGCTCACCCGGCGACTGCTCGTGCGGCTGGGGTGTTATCGCTGGCTGTGGCATCCCGCACTGGTGGATGTCGCACTTTATGCATTATTGCTGTGGGCAGTACTGGCGCTCTCCGGTGCGCTGCCCATTGCCGGTACCGGAGAGGGATAA
- a CDS encoding DNA-3-methyladenine glycosylase, giving the protein MQEPDARPTPLPRSFFARDSLTVARDLMGRELVHDSAEGMLIARIVETEAYGDERDSACHVSRGRTPRNGVLYGPPGHAYVYLIYGLHELLNVVTDADGQPGAVLLRAIVPVHGEAAMIARRNGRAGRELGNGPGKLSQALGITRSAFNRADLCSGQGLWFAAGTPVSDSAVRTGPRVGIDYAEPVDRDAPWRFRLIG; this is encoded by the coding sequence ATGCAGGAGCCCGACGCTCGCCCGACACCACTGCCGCGCAGTTTCTTTGCCCGCGACTCGCTCACGGTAGCGCGCGACCTGATGGGTCGTGAGCTGGTGCATGACAGCGCTGAAGGCATGCTGATTGCGCGGATTGTCGAAACCGAAGCCTACGGCGACGAGCGCGACAGCGCCTGCCATGTGTCGCGCGGGCGCACGCCGCGCAACGGAGTGCTCTACGGCCCGCCCGGACACGCCTATGTCTATCTGATCTATGGCCTGCATGAACTGCTCAATGTGGTCACCGACGCCGATGGCCAGCCGGGTGCGGTGCTGCTGCGCGCCATCGTGCCGGTCCACGGTGAAGCGGCAATGATCGCCCGACGCAATGGCCGCGCCGGACGCGAGCTGGGCAACGGGCCGGGCAAGCTCTCCCAGGCATTGGGCATCACCCGCTCGGCCTTCAATCGCGCCGATCTCTGCAGCGGCCAGGGACTCTGGTTTGCAGCCGGCACGCCTGTGTCAGACAGTGCGGTGCGCACCGGCCCACGAGTGGGTATCGACTACGCCGAGCCAGTGGATCGCGATGCACCGTGGCGTTTTCGTTTGATTGGTTGA
- a CDS encoding precorrin-8X methylmutase, with protein MTQSLNGEFDYIRDGREIYRRSFAIIREEADLERFSAPEAEIAIRMIHACGLVELAGHIEFGGDAAVVGRRVLQSGMPILCDAEMVDRGITRKRLPADNPVVCTLRDERTPQLAAELGNTRSAAALELWGMQLAGAVVVIGNAPTALFHLLERLEQGALPRPALIVGVPVGFVGARESKQALAESQLGIPFITVHGRMGGSAIASATVNALASAAL; from the coding sequence ATGACGCAGAGCCTGAACGGTGAGTTCGATTACATCCGCGACGGGCGTGAGATCTACCGTCGTTCGTTCGCGATCATTCGCGAGGAGGCGGATCTCGAGCGCTTCAGCGCGCCCGAGGCCGAGATTGCCATTCGCATGATCCACGCCTGTGGGCTGGTTGAACTGGCCGGGCACATCGAGTTCGGTGGTGATGCAGCGGTCGTGGGGCGTCGCGTACTGCAAAGCGGTATGCCGATCCTGTGCGATGCCGAAATGGTGGATCGCGGTATTACCCGCAAGCGGTTGCCGGCCGACAACCCGGTTGTCTGCACGCTGCGCGACGAGCGCACACCCCAACTGGCGGCCGAGCTTGGCAATACGCGCTCGGCAGCGGCGCTGGAATTGTGGGGCATGCAGCTGGCCGGTGCCGTGGTAGTGATCGGCAATGCCCCAACCGCCCTGTTTCATCTGCTCGAGCGGCTTGAACAGGGGGCTCTGCCACGCCCTGCGCTGATTGTCGGCGTGCCGGTGGGGTTTGTGGGGGCTCGCGAGTCGAAGCAGGCCCTGGCCGAGAGCCAGCTGGGCATTCCCTTTATTACGGTGCACGGGCGTATGGGGGGCAGCGCCATCGCATCGGCCACTGTCAATGCTCTGGCGAGTGCGGCGTTATGA
- a CDS encoding precorrin-3B C(17)-methyltransferase, with amino-acid sequence MSDASTRSGTLWVIGLGPGESHLLTPQAREALDAAERLYGYGPYLNRVVDEHDPRRMASDNREEGARARQALTDAAAGARVAMVSGGDPGVFAMAAAVCEQIERGPAHWRTLEVQMIPGISAMFAVAAACGAPLGHDFCAVSLSDNLKPWALIERRLKAAAGAGFVMALYNPISASRPWQLGRAFELLRDTLAGETVVIFGRAAGRADEHMQITTLAEARAEWADMATLVMIGSEQTRVVERPDQPPLVYSPRFAPGCDPESPA; translated from the coding sequence ATGAGTGATGCGTCGACGCGCAGTGGCACATTATGGGTGATCGGGCTCGGCCCCGGGGAGTCTCATCTGCTGACGCCGCAGGCGCGTGAAGCGCTGGATGCCGCCGAGCGGCTCTACGGCTACGGCCCTTATCTGAATCGCGTGGTCGATGAACACGATCCGCGCCGAATGGCTTCCGATAATCGCGAAGAGGGTGCCCGTGCTCGTCAGGCGCTGACCGATGCCGCGGCCGGAGCCCGGGTGGCGATGGTGTCCGGCGGTGACCCTGGTGTCTTCGCCATGGCCGCGGCCGTCTGCGAGCAGATCGAACGCGGCCCTGCGCACTGGCGTACCCTGGAGGTGCAGATGATCCCGGGCATCAGTGCGATGTTTGCCGTCGCTGCCGCCTGTGGTGCACCACTGGGACACGACTTCTGCGCTGTCTCGCTATCCGACAATCTCAAGCCCTGGGCACTGATCGAACGTCGACTGAAGGCCGCGGCCGGGGCCGGATTCGTGATGGCACTCTACAATCCCATCTCGGCCTCCCGGCCGTGGCAACTGGGGCGCGCATTCGAGCTGCTGCGCGACACGCTGGCCGGTGAGACGGTGGTCATCTTCGGGCGCGCTGCGGGGCGCGCCGATGAGCACATGCAGATCACAACCCTGGCCGAGGCCCGAGCCGAATGGGCCGACATGGCGACCCTGGTGATGATTGGCTCCGAACAGACCCGGGTGGTCGAGCGGCCGGATCAGCCACCGCTGGTTTACTCGCCGCGATTTGCGCCGGGGTGCGATCCTGAGAGCCCTGCCTGA
- a CDS encoding succinylglutamate desuccinylase/aspartoacylase family protein, giving the protein MEHRRHPLPGQTPGTRRQLDSFHYGPANAERSVYFQASLHADELPGMLVAWKLRQRLAELEAHDRLHARICVVPVANPIGLDQQLMDTPLGRYELETLTNFNRHFIDVVDTIAEGLETRLSDDAEHNRTIIRERFGAALNAIAPESALGAMQLTLQQLAFASDYIVDLHCDFNAVEHLYTTPAAWPTFEPLARYFGSKASMLATDSGGQSFDECFTLVWEQLRTRFGDRFPIPYGSESITLELRGQDDVSHELAERDAEAIIHWLMHAGLIDGDAPVLPELCYPATELAAMDFLKAPAAGVLVFHATPGDVVEQDQLLAEIIDPIDDTVHALRAPQGGMMYARSQRRMATRGMIVADIAGHHSHRSGYLLAP; this is encoded by the coding sequence GTGGAACATCGCCGCCATCCGCTACCGGGCCAAACCCCCGGCACCCGACGCCAGCTCGACAGCTTTCACTATGGACCGGCCAACGCCGAGCGCAGCGTCTACTTTCAGGCCTCACTGCATGCCGACGAGCTACCCGGCATGCTGGTGGCCTGGAAGCTGCGACAGCGTCTTGCCGAGCTGGAAGCGCATGATCGATTGCACGCGCGTATCTGTGTCGTACCGGTCGCCAATCCCATCGGCCTTGATCAGCAGCTGATGGATACGCCGCTGGGACGCTACGAGCTGGAAACCCTGACCAATTTCAACCGCCACTTCATCGATGTGGTCGATACCATTGCCGAGGGTCTGGAGACCCGGCTGAGCGATGATGCCGAGCACAACCGCACCATCATTCGTGAGCGCTTCGGCGCGGCACTGAATGCCATCGCGCCGGAATCCGCGCTGGGCGCGATGCAACTGACCCTGCAGCAACTGGCGTTCGCGTCCGACTACATCGTTGACCTGCACTGCGACTTCAACGCCGTCGAGCATCTCTATACCACGCCCGCCGCCTGGCCGACCTTCGAGCCGTTGGCACGCTACTTCGGCTCGAAGGCGAGCATGCTGGCGACCGATTCCGGCGGCCAGTCATTCGATGAGTGCTTCACACTGGTATGGGAGCAGCTGCGTACGCGCTTCGGCGACCGCTTTCCGATCCCCTATGGCAGCGAGTCGATCACTCTCGAATTACGTGGGCAGGACGATGTCAGCCATGAACTGGCCGAGCGGGATGCCGAGGCGATCATTCACTGGCTGATGCACGCCGGCCTGATTGATGGCGACGCTCCGGTACTGCCCGAATTGTGCTATCCGGCGACCGAGCTGGCAGCCATGGACTTTCTCAAGGCACCGGCCGCTGGCGTACTGGTCTTTCATGCCACACCCGGCGATGTGGTCGAACAGGATCAGTTGCTCGCCGAGATCATCGATCCGATCGATGACACGGTGCACGCACTGCGCGCGCCTCAGGGAGGCATGATGTATGCTCGCAGCCAGCGACGCATGGCCACCCGCGGCATGATTGTGGCCGACATTGCCGGGCATCACAGTCATCGCAGCGGCTATCTGCTGGCGCCCTGA